A portion of the Faecalibacterium sp. I3-3-89 genome contains these proteins:
- a CDS encoding TrpB-like pyridoxal phosphate-dependent enzyme — protein MKTEANIPYKFYLEESELPTAWYNVRADMKNKPAPLLNPGILKPMTAKELDGVFCDELVQQELDDTTAYIPIPDEIREYYRMYRPSPLCRAYRLEEALGTPAKIYYKFEGNNTSGSHKLNSAIAQAYYAKKQGLKGVTTETGAGQWGTALSMACSYFGLDCKVYMVKVSYEQKPFRREVMRTYGASVTPSPSMTTNVGRKILAEHPDTTGSLGCAISEAVEVATSTPGYRYVLGSVLNQVLLHQSVIGLETKTALDKLGVKPDIIIGCAGGGSNLGGLISPFMGEKLRGEADYRFIAVEPASCPSFTRGKFVYDFCDTGMVCPLAKMYTLGSGFIPSPNHAGGLRYHGMSSILSQLYHDGLMEATSVEQTSVFEAAEQFARIEGILPAPESSHAIRVAIDEALKCKETGEAKTIVFGLTGTGYFDMVAYEKFHDGKMTDCIPTDADLQKGFDGIPHFPGNE, from the coding sequence ATGAAGACCGAAGCGAACATCCCGTACAAGTTTTATCTGGAAGAATCGGAGCTGCCCACCGCATGGTACAATGTGCGGGCCGATATGAAAAACAAGCCCGCTCCCCTGCTGAACCCCGGCATCCTCAAGCCCATGACGGCCAAGGAGCTGGACGGCGTTTTCTGCGATGAGCTGGTACAGCAGGAACTGGACGACACCACGGCCTACATCCCCATCCCGGACGAGATCCGGGAATACTACCGGATGTACCGTCCGAGTCCTCTGTGCCGCGCCTACCGACTGGAAGAGGCCCTCGGCACCCCGGCGAAGATCTACTATAAATTCGAAGGCAACAACACCAGCGGCAGCCACAAGCTGAACAGCGCCATCGCGCAGGCTTACTACGCCAAGAAACAGGGCCTCAAGGGCGTGACCACCGAAACGGGCGCGGGCCAGTGGGGTACCGCCCTCTCCATGGCCTGCAGCTACTTCGGGCTGGACTGCAAGGTCTACATGGTCAAGGTGAGCTATGAGCAGAAACCCTTCCGCCGCGAGGTCATGCGCACCTACGGCGCATCGGTCACTCCCAGCCCCAGCATGACCACCAATGTGGGCCGCAAGATCCTTGCCGAGCACCCCGACACCACCGGCAGTCTCGGCTGTGCCATCAGCGAGGCCGTGGAAGTCGCCACCTCCACCCCCGGCTACCGCTATGTGCTGGGCAGTGTACTGAATCAGGTACTGCTCCACCAGAGCGTCATCGGCCTCGAGACCAAGACCGCCCTCGACAAGCTGGGCGTCAAGCCTGACATCATCATCGGCTGCGCCGGCGGCGGCAGCAACCTCGGCGGCCTCATCAGCCCCTTCATGGGCGAGAAGCTGCGGGGCGAGGCCGACTACCGCTTCATCGCCGTCGAGCCGGCCAGCTGTCCCAGCTTCACCCGCGGCAAATTTGTCTACGACTTCTGCGATACCGGCATGGTCTGCCCGCTGGCCAAGATGTACACCCTCGGCTCCGGCTTCATCCCCAGCCCCAACCACGCGGGCGGCCTGCGCTACCACGGCATGAGCAGCATCCTCAGCCAGCTCTACCACGACGGCCTGATGGAGGCCACCAGCGTGGAGCAGACCAGCGTCTTTGAGGCAGCAGAGCAGTTTGCCCGCATCGAGGGCATCCTGCCCGCCCCGGAGAGCAGCCACGCCATCCGCGTCGCCATCGACGAAGCTCTCAAGTGCAAGGAGACGGGCGAGGCAAAAACTATCGTCTTCGGCCTCACCGGCACCGGCTACTTCGACATGGTGGCCTACGAGAAGTTCCACGACGGCAAGATGACCGACTGCATCCCCACCGACGCCGACCTGCAGAAGGGCTTTGACGGCATCCCCCACTTCCCCGGCAACGAATAA
- a CDS encoding putative manganese transporter, giving the protein MELFLDVLAESLVDTAKMLPFLFLAYLFIEYVETRHGERIETLLAGGGRWGAIPGAVLGCVPQCGFSAIASNFYASRVITLGTLMAVYLATSDEAIPLLVSMPAYWDKLALLMVIKVVYAIFVGFMLDFVLRKALPRSLRGGYTGHADEVDCHEEHSDDQGQPQPIWKAALRHTLEIFVFIFAFSLVFGLIVEGVGEDVFAAVLGRMGFFQPVMAALVGLVPNCAASVLLTQLYVEGALRFSSLVAGLCTGAGVGLAVLWRANPSWKQNLFITGLTWACGAAVGVGIQIVVAFIV; this is encoded by the coding sequence ATGGAACTTTTTCTGGACGTACTGGCCGAGTCTCTGGTGGACACCGCCAAGATGCTCCCTTTTCTATTTTTAGCCTATCTCTTTATTGAATATGTGGAGACCCGCCACGGCGAGCGCATCGAGACTCTGCTGGCCGGCGGCGGACGCTGGGGCGCTATCCCGGGGGCTGTTCTGGGCTGCGTGCCCCAGTGCGGCTTCTCGGCCATCGCATCCAACTTCTACGCCTCCCGCGTCATCACGCTGGGCACTCTGATGGCCGTCTATCTTGCTACCAGCGATGAGGCCATCCCCCTGCTGGTGTCCATGCCCGCCTACTGGGACAAGCTGGCTCTGCTGATGGTCATTAAGGTCGTCTACGCCATCTTTGTGGGCTTTATGCTGGACTTCGTCCTCCGCAAGGCCCTGCCCCGCAGCCTGCGGGGCGGCTACACCGGCCACGCCGATGAGGTGGACTGCCACGAGGAGCACAGCGATGATCAGGGCCAGCCCCAGCCCATCTGGAAGGCCGCGCTCCGCCACACCCTCGAGATCTTCGTCTTTATCTTCGCGTTCAGCCTTGTGTTCGGCCTCATCGTCGAGGGCGTGGGCGAGGACGTCTTTGCCGCCGTGCTGGGCCGGATGGGCTTCTTCCAGCCGGTGATGGCCGCGCTGGTGGGTCTCGTGCCCAACTGCGCCGCCAGCGTCCTCCTGACCCAGCTCTATGTCGAGGGTGCGCTCCGCTTCTCGAGCCTCGTTGCCGGTCTGTGCACCGGCGCAGGCGTGGGCCTCGCTGTGCTGTGGCGGGCGAACCCCTCGTGGAAGCAGAACCTCTTCATCACCGGTCTGACGTGGGCCTGCGGCGCAGCTGTGGGCGTGGGCATCCAGATCGTGGTCGCGTTTATCGTCTGA
- a CDS encoding O-acetylhomoserine aminocarboxypropyltransferase/cysteine synthase family protein gives MSDYKFETLQLHVGQEQADPATDSRAVPIYQTTSYVFRNSQHAADRFGLADAGNIYGRLTNSTQDVFEKRIAALEGGVAALATASGAAAITYTIEALAQAGGHIVAQKTIYGGSYNLLEHTLTQFGVTTTFVDAHDLKEVENAIQPNTKAVYLETLGNPNSDIPDIDAIAAIAHKHGLPLVIDNTFGTPYLIRPIEHGADIVVHSATKFIGGHGTTLGGIIVDSGKFDWKASGKYGNIAAPNPSYHGVSFADAAGPAAFVTYIRAILLRDTGATISPFNAFLLLQGTETLSLRIERHVENTKKVVEFLANHPQVEKVNHPSLPDHPDHALYEKYFPNGGASIFTFNIKGGREEAFKFIDNLKIFSLLANVADVKSLVIHPASTTHSQLTDAELAEQQIYQNTIRLSIGTEHIDDIIADLEAGFAAVRGE, from the coding sequence ATGTCTGATTATAAGTTTGAGACTCTGCAGCTCCATGTTGGTCAGGAGCAGGCCGACCCCGCTACCGATTCCCGCGCCGTCCCCATCTACCAGACCACCTCCTACGTCTTCCGCAACAGCCAGCACGCCGCTGACCGCTTCGGTCTGGCCGACGCCGGAAACATCTATGGCCGTCTGACCAACTCCACGCAGGACGTGTTCGAGAAGCGCATCGCGGCGCTCGAGGGCGGCGTCGCTGCTCTGGCCACCGCTTCCGGCGCGGCGGCCATCACCTACACCATCGAGGCGCTGGCGCAGGCCGGCGGCCACATCGTGGCCCAGAAGACCATCTACGGCGGCAGCTACAACCTGCTGGAGCACACCCTGACCCAGTTCGGCGTCACCACCACCTTTGTGGACGCACATGACCTGAAAGAGGTCGAGAACGCGATCCAGCCCAACACCAAGGCTGTCTACCTCGAGACTTTGGGCAACCCCAACAGTGACATCCCCGACATCGACGCCATCGCGGCCATCGCCCACAAGCACGGCCTGCCGCTGGTCATTGATAACACCTTCGGCACCCCGTACCTCATCCGTCCCATCGAGCACGGCGCGGACATCGTCGTCCACTCGGCCACCAAGTTCATCGGCGGCCACGGCACCACGCTGGGCGGCATCATCGTGGACAGCGGCAAGTTTGACTGGAAGGCCAGCGGCAAGTACGGCAACATCGCTGCCCCCAACCCCAGCTACCACGGCGTGTCCTTCGCGGACGCCGCCGGCCCTGCCGCCTTTGTCACCTACATCCGCGCCATCCTGCTGCGTGATACCGGCGCTACCATCTCTCCCTTCAACGCCTTCCTGCTGCTGCAGGGCACCGAGACCCTGAGCCTGCGCATCGAGCGCCATGTGGAGAACACCAAGAAGGTCGTGGAATTCCTTGCCAACCATCCGCAGGTCGAGAAGGTCAACCACCCCTCGCTGCCGGATCACCCCGACCACGCCCTGTATGAGAAGTACTTCCCCAACGGCGGCGCTTCCATCTTCACCTTCAACATCAAGGGCGGCCGTGAGGAAGCCTTCAAGTTCATCGACAACCTGAAGATCTTCTCCCTGCTGGCAAACGTGGCGGACGTCAAGAGCCTCGTCATCCACCCGGCCTCCACCACCCACAGCCAGCTGACCGACGCGGAGCTGGCCGAGCAGCAGATCTACCAGAACACCATCCGTCTGTCCATCGGTACCGAGCATATCGACGATATCATCGCTGACCTCGAGGCAGGCTTCGCAGCCGTCCGCGGCGAATAA
- a CDS encoding HAD family hydrolase, translated as MQYKILASDYDNTLVPFGESQPRPAVVKAVKKLQASGGKFVLSTGRAWSAINRKGQLGGIRFDYAITCNGACVVDRNGTIVAEHPMTNEEMYALVDFCEDYNYPLQFNFRDAYYAYCEYETLRSCYTQMNSVGLDCVDGEDQDRHLIDMPHAAFCLFPEGALERFHEKYGHLGLHFMQTGGQLPDGSHFYDIVRGGIDKGAGLADLCEKMGLSLAEAVAAGDSANDVGMLKAAGLGCCMSNGTDDAKAAADRIIGDVREDGLSALIEELWFDGPRAEPSSRDLGSAWETMER; from the coding sequence ATGCAGTATAAGATCCTCGCAAGCGATTATGACAACACCCTCGTCCCCTTCGGTGAGAGCCAGCCCCGCCCGGCGGTAGTCAAGGCCGTGAAGAAGCTTCAGGCCTCCGGGGGAAAGTTCGTGCTGAGCACCGGCCGGGCGTGGTCTGCCATCAACCGGAAAGGCCAGCTGGGCGGCATCCGGTTCGACTACGCCATCACCTGCAACGGTGCCTGCGTCGTGGACCGAAACGGCACCATCGTCGCCGAGCATCCCATGACCAACGAGGAGATGTACGCGCTGGTGGATTTCTGCGAGGATTACAACTACCCGCTGCAATTCAATTTCCGGGACGCATACTATGCTTACTGCGAGTATGAGACGCTCCGCAGCTGCTACACCCAGATGAACAGCGTCGGGCTGGACTGTGTGGACGGCGAAGACCAGGACCGCCACCTCATCGATATGCCCCACGCGGCGTTCTGCCTCTTCCCCGAGGGGGCGCTGGAGCGGTTCCACGAAAAGTACGGCCACCTCGGCCTTCACTTCATGCAGACGGGCGGCCAGCTGCCCGACGGCTCCCACTTCTATGACATCGTGCGGGGCGGGATCGACAAGGGCGCGGGCCTCGCAGACCTCTGCGAGAAGATGGGCCTCTCCCTCGCCGAGGCCGTGGCGGCGGGCGACTCCGCCAATGACGTGGGGATGCTGAAAGCCGCCGGCCTCGGCTGCTGTATGTCCAACGGCACCGACGACGCCAAAGCCGCCGCCGACCGCATCATCGGCGACGTGCGGGAGGACGGTCTTTCCGCCCTCATCGAAGAGCTGTGGTTCGACGGCCCGAGGGCAGAGCCGTCCAGCCGCGACCTCGGCTCTGCGTGGGAGACGATGGAACGATGA